A section of the Oncorhynchus nerka isolate Pitt River linkage group LG3, Oner_Uvic_2.0, whole genome shotgun sequence genome encodes:
- the LOC115106294 gene encoding microtubule-actin cross-linking factor 1, isoforms 6/7-like — protein MGNLISRPSCLGQKSKQVRSDEDFLKECYQRRREWQAPPLTHHRETRREEVVREREEEEEERVTDRTKEDEVEDEVSHSNTPPSDKPLRTNPSPAPTVTTTSILDNAWQGTPSPIKTSRNSTLTRKAVVQEIPYGRSPLAQPGSVPGSAERRASLQRKDSREGSLQRRDSREGSPWSWKTLASREVTEVTEVTETVVTEIVEVTEYPSGEKGGDPIVTRTVRVLTGAAEELAELQSDGHSSSDQDSSLDRWRGTRSVLTLRDDFADSETFHQSLEALLTWVCEIEELTANQKPPSSEVKVVKAQLQEQKLLQRLLEDRRHSMETMMLEGPHMAEAFPGEEGEQARVQLSTLRHKWEALLVDAVNRRGNLELILPRAKLFQERVDSLQQWLISVEQDLAKLRNAEREMLHLPEGTEEAKAVVEEIKAKTLTW, from the exons ATGGGTAATCTGATCAGCCGGCCCAGCTGCCTGGGCCAGAAGTCCAAGCAGGTGAGGTCCGACGAGGACTTCCTGAAAGAGTGCTACCAGCGGCGCCGCGAATGGCAAGCTCCGCCCCTGACGCACCACCGGGAGACCAGGCGGGAggaggtggtcagagagagggaggaggaggaggaggagagggtgacaGACAGGACGAAGGAGGATGAGGTAGAGGATGAGGTGTCTCACAGCAACACCCCTCCCTCGGACAAACCCCTAAGGACCAACCCCTCCCCCGCCCCCACGGTCACCACCACCAGTATTCTGGACAATGCCTGGCAAGGCACCCCCTCCCCCATCAAGACTTCCAGGAACAGCACCCTGACTAGGAAGGCCGTGGTCCAAGAGATCCCCTATGGGAGATCCCCTCTAGCCCAGCCTGGCTCAGTCCCAGGCTCAGCGGAGAGGAGGGCCAGCCTccagaggaaagactccagagaagGAAGCCTCCAAAGGAGAGACTCTAGAGAGGGCAGCCCCTGGTCCTGGAAGACCTTGGCCTCCCGCGAGGTCACGGAGGTGACGGAAGTGACAGAGACAGTTGTGACAGAGATTGTGGAGGTGACGGAGTACCCGTCTGGAGAGAAGGGCGGAGACCCCATAGTCACCAGGACTGTTAGGGTTCTGACTGGAGCAGCTGAGGAACTCGCTGAG CTGCAAAGTGATGGACATTCTAGTTCAGACCAAGATTCCAGCTTGGATCGTTGGAGG GGAACGAGATCTGTCTTGACTCTGAGAGATGATTTTGCAGATTCTGAAACGTTCCATCAATCCCTGGAAGCACTGTTGACCTGGGTCTGTGAGATAGAGGAGCTGACAGCCAATCAGAAGCCTCCATCTTCAGAGGTCAAAGTAGTGAAAGCACAGCTGCAAGAGCAgaag CTCCTGCAGCGTCTCCTGGAGGACCGGAGGCATAGTATGGAGACCATGATGCTGGAGGGCCCTCATATGGCCGAGGCCTTcccaggggaggagggggagcaggCCAGGGTCCAGCTCTCCACGCTCAGACACAAATGGGAGGCCTTACTGGTAGATGCGGTGAACAG GCGGGGCAATCTGGAGCTCATCCTGCCCAGGGCCAAGCTCTTCCAGGAGAGGGTGGACAGCCTGCAGCAATGGCTCATCTCTGTGGAGCAGGACCTGGCCAAGCTACGCAATGCTGAGAGGGAAATGCTACACCTCCCCGAGGGTACGGAGGAAGCCAAG GCTGTGGTGGAAGAGATCAAGGCAAAAACGCTGACTTGGTGA